From Rhodovastum atsumiense, a single genomic window includes:
- a CDS encoding RNA-binding protein has protein sequence MTAEPAEGDLSAPDDGDEPETGPLRRCAVTRERLPKERMIRFVVAPDRRVVPDLAARLPGRGIWLSARGDVIETACTRGAFARAARGPVTVPSDLRSELQAALSRRFADQLGLARRAGQAVAGFAKAREWLGSGRVALVVQARDGSAEERQRFLGGWGGPVVTPLDGARLGALFGRDHVVHVAVARGRLAETLEHEAARLAGLATDVRAGQCGGRGDGRRGGAVRRGTDQPYGEAGRNEVQDTGG, from the coding sequence ATCACGGCTGAGCCAGCCGAGGGCGATCTCTCCGCGCCGGACGACGGGGACGAGCCCGAGACCGGGCCACTGCGCCGCTGCGCGGTGACGCGGGAACGCCTGCCGAAGGAGCGGATGATCCGCTTCGTCGTCGCTCCGGACCGCAGGGTGGTGCCCGATCTGGCGGCAAGGCTGCCCGGTCGGGGAATATGGTTGAGCGCCCGGGGGGATGTGATAGAAACCGCATGCACGCGAGGCGCCTTTGCGAGGGCCGCGCGCGGTCCGGTGACGGTTCCCTCCGATTTGAGGTCCGAGCTGCAGGCGGCCTTGTCACGCCGGTTCGCCGACCAGCTCGGTCTGGCACGGCGGGCGGGACAGGCGGTGGCCGGTTTCGCGAAGGCGCGTGAGTGGCTTGGGTCGGGACGTGTGGCGCTGGTCGTGCAGGCGCGCGATGGCAGTGCCGAGGAACGCCAGCGTTTCCTCGGTGGCTGGGGCGGGCCGGTGGTGACGCCGCTCGACGGTGCGCGGCTGGGGGCGCTTTTCGGCCGCGACCATGTGGTGCATGTGGCTGTGGCGCGGGGCCGGCTGGCGGAGACCCTGGAGCACGAGGCGGCGCGTCTGGCGGGACTGGCGACGGACGTTCGGGCCGGCCAGTGTGGCGGGCGCGGTGACGGCAGGCGGGGCGGCGCCGTTCGCCGCGGGACGGACCAACCGTACGGCGAAGCCGGGCGGAACGAAGTGCAGGATACAGGCGGGTAG
- the nusA gene encoding transcription termination factor NusA, protein MDIAIARPELLLVADAVAREKSIDREDVLKVLESAIQKAGRAKYGHEKDIRATIDRKTGDVQLSRWTQAVEAVDNEETQIPVHIARKFKPDIEVGGYLVDPLPPIDFGRIAAQTSKQVIVQGVRELERRRQFEEFKDRVGEIVNGTVKRTEYGNLMVEIGRAEALLRRDELIPRESFRNGDRVRAYIYDVREEPRGPQIFLSRTHPGFLAKLFAQEVPEIYDGIIEIKAVARDPGSRAKMAVISRDASIDPVGACVGMRGSRVQAVVQELQGEKIDIIPWSPNTATFVVNALAPAEVSKVVMDEEGGRCEVVVPDDQLSLAIGRRGQNVRLASQLTRWDIDILTEAEESERRQEEFRRRTGLFVEALDVDDVIAGLLVTEGFNSVEELAFVPLEELGGIEGFDETIAGELIRRAEQFLVKRDNELTGRRVALGVSDEVAAMEALTPAMLVALGEKGVKTLDDLADLASDELVEIVGESNMDEATANDVIMAARAHWFGAEDGDKPAEGDETDEAAVGKGEADHG, encoded by the coding sequence ATGGACATCGCCATCGCCCGCCCCGAGCTGCTCCTGGTGGCCGACGCGGTCGCCCGGGAGAAATCGATCGATCGCGAGGATGTGCTCAAGGTTCTGGAGAGCGCCATCCAGAAGGCCGGTCGCGCCAAGTACGGGCACGAGAAGGACATCCGCGCCACCATCGATCGCAAGACCGGCGATGTGCAGCTCTCCCGCTGGACCCAGGCGGTCGAGGCGGTGGACAATGAAGAAACCCAGATCCCGGTCCACATCGCCCGCAAGTTCAAGCCCGACATCGAGGTGGGGGGCTACCTGGTGGACCCGCTGCCGCCGATCGATTTCGGCCGCATCGCCGCCCAGACCTCCAAGCAGGTAATCGTGCAGGGCGTGCGCGAGCTGGAGCGCCGCCGCCAGTTCGAGGAATTCAAGGACCGCGTCGGCGAGATCGTCAACGGCACGGTCAAGCGCACCGAGTACGGCAACCTGATGGTGGAGATCGGCCGCGCCGAGGCGCTGCTGCGCCGCGACGAGCTGATCCCGCGCGAGAGCTTCCGCAACGGCGACCGCGTGCGCGCCTATATCTATGACGTGCGGGAAGAGCCGCGCGGGCCGCAGATCTTCCTCTCGCGGACCCATCCCGGCTTCCTCGCCAAGCTGTTCGCCCAGGAAGTGCCGGAAATCTATGACGGCATCATCGAGATCAAGGCGGTGGCGCGCGATCCCGGCAGCCGCGCCAAGATGGCGGTGATCAGCCGCGACGCCAGCATCGATCCGGTTGGTGCCTGCGTAGGTATGCGTGGTTCGCGCGTGCAGGCGGTGGTGCAGGAACTGCAGGGCGAGAAGATCGACATCATCCCCTGGTCGCCCAACACTGCCACCTTCGTGGTCAATGCGCTCGCCCCCGCCGAGGTCAGCAAGGTGGTGATGGACGAGGAGGGCGGGCGCTGCGAGGTGGTGGTGCCCGACGACCAGCTCAGCCTGGCCATCGGCCGGCGCGGCCAGAACGTGCGGCTCGCCAGCCAGCTCACGCGCTGGGACATCGACATCCTGACCGAGGCCGAGGAGAGCGAGCGCCGGCAGGAGGAATTCCGCCGTCGCACCGGCCTGTTCGTCGAGGCGCTGGATGTCGACGACGTGATCGCCGGTCTGCTGGTCACCGAGGGCTTCAACTCTGTCGAGGAACTCGCGTTCGTGCCGTTGGAGGAGCTGGGCGGCATCGAGGGTTTCGACGAGACCATCGCCGGTGAGTTGATCCGCCGCGCCGAGCAGTTCCTGGTCAAGCGTGACAACGAGCTGACCGGCCGGCGCGTGGCGCTGGGCGTCAGCGACGAGGTCGCCGCCATGGAGGCGCTGACGCCGGCGATGCTGGTGGCGCTGGGCGAGAAGGGGGTCAAGACGCTCGACGACCTCGCCGACCTTGCCTCTGACGAGCTTGTCGAGATCGTGGGCGAGTCCAATATGGACGAGGCCACCGCGAACGACGTGATCATGGCCGCCCGGGCCCACTGGTTCGGCGCCGAGGACGGCGACAAGCCGGCCGAGGGCGACGAGACCGACGAGGCCGCCGTCGGCAAGGGGGAGGCGGATCACGGCTGA
- the infB gene encoding translation initiation factor IF-2: MTEGNDQDQGKGRLSLRPSGRVELGRTVDAGSVRQSFSHGRSKVVQVEVRKTRAPAAPARQGGQGGGGGGGGGQQRSGGGNRQGGGGRALTATELAARQRALLEQQREAARREAERREQEKIMILSAAEEARRREEEARKAAEEEARRKVEEEERARAEEEARRAAQAAAAAQAAAQAATPRTQAPVQEARRPARPGPQRPAPQRPGAAPAAPAAPASETLRLKPARPGGEEEEARPVRRPGTPAGAPPRKPQVAAPKKGGDDRRRPGKIDVVAAIEGEDDRVRSLASVRRQRERERRQAELERLRSDQVKVVREVVLPDNITVQELANRMATRAGDVIKTLMKLGVMATITQTLDADTAELVVQEFGHRVKRVSEDDVELGLEGAADTDAELLPRPPVVTVMGHVDHGKTSLLDALRHSDVAAAEAGGITQHIGAYQVKLASGDRITFIDTPGHEAFTAMRSRGASVTDIVVLVVAADDGVMPQTIEAIRHAKAANAPIIVAINKMDRPDANPNRVRQELLSHDIVVEDMGGETQDVEVSALKKTGLDKLQEAILLQAEILDLRANPGRTAEGSVIESRLDRGRGPVATVLVQKGTLQQGDIIVAGAEWGRVRAMLDDKGRAMKDAGPSTPVEVLGLAGVPSAGEPFVVVENEGRAREISEFRQRKIREKAAGVATAARGTLDQMLARIAAGEQKEVAVLIKADVQGSAEAIQATVMKQQHEEVKVRVLLAGVGQITESDVQLAKASDAVIVAFNVRATTQARELAQREAVDIRYYSIIYDVADDIEKMVKGKVAPKAREKFLGYAEIRRVFEITKVGKVAGCMVTEGLVKRGAGVRLLRDGVVVHTGDLTQLKRFKDDVREVARGYECGLSFANFNDLREGDMVECYETEMVPA; this comes from the coding sequence ATGACCGAAGGCAACGATCAGGACCAAGGCAAGGGCCGGCTTTCTCTGCGCCCCTCGGGACGCGTCGAGCTGGGCCGTACCGTGGATGCCGGATCAGTCCGACAGAGCTTCAGCCACGGCCGTTCGAAGGTCGTGCAGGTGGAAGTGCGCAAGACGCGTGCCCCCGCCGCGCCGGCGCGGCAGGGTGGCCAGGGCGGCGGCGGCGGCGGTGGCGGCGGACAGCAGCGCAGCGGCGGTGGTAACCGCCAGGGCGGCGGTGGCCGCGCGCTGACCGCGACCGAGCTCGCCGCCCGTCAGCGTGCGCTGCTCGAGCAGCAGCGCGAGGCGGCGCGGCGCGAGGCCGAACGGCGCGAGCAGGAAAAGATCATGATCCTCTCCGCCGCCGAGGAAGCGCGGCGGCGCGAGGAGGAGGCCCGCAAGGCCGCCGAGGAAGAAGCTCGCCGCAAGGTCGAGGAAGAAGAACGCGCGCGCGCCGAGGAAGAGGCCCGCCGGGCCGCCCAGGCCGCCGCAGCGGCCCAGGCCGCGGCCCAGGCCGCGACGCCGCGGACCCAGGCCCCGGTGCAGGAAGCGCGCCGTCCGGCCCGCCCGGGCCCGCAGCGTCCGGCCCCGCAGCGCCCGGGGGCGGCTCCGGCCGCTCCGGCGGCACCGGCCTCCGAGACCCTGCGCCTCAAGCCCGCCCGCCCGGGCGGCGAGGAAGAAGAAGCGCGCCCTGTGCGCCGTCCCGGCACTCCGGCTGGCGCCCCGCCGCGCAAGCCGCAGGTCGCCGCGCCGAAGAAGGGGGGCGATGACCGCCGCCGCCCCGGCAAGATCGACGTCGTCGCCGCCATCGAGGGCGAGGACGATCGCGTGCGCTCGCTCGCCAGTGTGCGGCGCCAGCGCGAGCGCGAGCGTCGGCAGGCCGAGCTGGAGCGGTTGCGTTCCGATCAGGTGAAGGTCGTGCGTGAAGTCGTGCTGCCTGACAACATCACCGTGCAGGAGCTGGCCAACCGCATGGCCACCCGCGCCGGTGACGTGATCAAGACCTTGATGAAGCTGGGCGTGATGGCGACCATCACGCAGACGCTGGACGCCGACACCGCCGAGCTGGTGGTGCAGGAGTTCGGCCACCGGGTGAAGCGCGTCTCCGAGGACGATGTCGAGCTGGGCCTGGAAGGCGCCGCCGACACCGATGCGGAGCTGCTGCCGCGCCCGCCGGTGGTGACGGTCATGGGCCATGTCGACCACGGCAAGACCTCGCTGCTGGACGCGCTGCGCCACAGCGACGTGGCGGCGGCCGAGGCCGGCGGCATCACCCAGCATATCGGCGCCTATCAGGTGAAGCTCGCCTCCGGCGACCGCATCACCTTCATCGACACCCCCGGCCACGAAGCCTTCACCGCCATGCGTTCGCGCGGTGCCAGCGTGACCGACATCGTGGTGCTGGTGGTGGCCGCCGATGACGGCGTCATGCCGCAGACCATCGAGGCGATCCGCCACGCCAAGGCGGCCAACGCCCCGATCATCGTCGCCATCAACAAGATGGACCGGCCGGACGCCAACCCCAACCGGGTGCGCCAGGAACTGCTCAGCCACGACATCGTGGTCGAGGACATGGGCGGCGAGACCCAGGACGTGGAAGTGTCGGCGCTGAAGAAGACCGGGCTCGACAAGCTGCAGGAGGCGATCCTGCTGCAGGCCGAGATCCTGGACCTGCGCGCCAATCCCGGCCGCACCGCCGAAGGCTCGGTGATCGAAAGCCGGCTGGATCGCGGCCGCGGTCCGGTTGCCACCGTGCTGGTGCAGAAGGGCACGCTGCAGCAGGGCGACATCATCGTCGCCGGCGCCGAATGGGGCCGCGTGCGCGCCATGCTCGACGACAAGGGCCGCGCCATGAAGGACGCGGGCCCCTCCACCCCGGTGGAGGTGCTCGGCCTGGCCGGCGTGCCGAGCGCGGGCGAACCCTTCGTGGTGGTTGAGAACGAAGGCCGCGCCCGCGAGATCAGCGAGTTCCGCCAGCGCAAGATCCGCGAGAAGGCCGCCGGCGTCGCCACCGCGGCGCGCGGCACGCTGGACCAGATGCTGGCCCGCATCGCCGCGGGCGAGCAGAAGGAAGTCGCGGTCCTGATCAAGGCCGACGTGCAGGGCAGCGCCGAGGCGATCCAGGCCACGGTGATGAAGCAGCAGCACGAGGAGGTGAAGGTCCGGGTGCTGCTCGCCGGGGTCGGCCAGATCACCGAAAGCGACGTGCAGCTTGCCAAGGCTTCGGACGCGGTCATCGTCGCCTTCAACGTCCGCGCCACCACCCAGGCCCGGGAGCTGGCGCAGCGCGAGGCGGTGGATATCCGCTACTACTCGATCATCTACGATGTCGCCGACGACATCGAGAAGATGGTCAAGGGCAAGGTGGCGCCGAAGGCCCGCGAGAAGTTCCTCGGCTACGCCGAGATCCGCCGCGTGTTCGAGATCACCAAGGTCGGCAAGGTGGCGGGCTGCATGGTCACCGAGGGCCTGGTCAAGCGCGGTGCCGGCGTGCGCCTGCTGCGCGACGGCGTGGTCGTCCACACCGGCGACCTGACCCAGCTCAAGCGCTTCAAGGACGATGTCCGCGAAGTCGCCCGTGGCTACGAATGCGGCCTGTCCTTCGCCAACTTCAACGACCTGCGCGAAGGCGACATGGTGGAGTGCTACGAAACCGAGATGGTGCCGGCTTGA
- the rbfA gene encoding 30S ribosome-binding factor RbfA has protein sequence MLRNRDGAGLRHGGTQHSAKAPSQRQLRVAEEIRHVLAGVFGRGEIRDPDLTDVAITVTEVRVSPDLKHATAFVVRLGRSDIAEKLPALKRAAPFLRGQLAHALRLRYAPELHFQVDTSLDNAMHIDALLHSPEVERDLGSTRNG, from the coding sequence GTGCTACGAAACCGAGATGGTGCCGGCTTGAGGCACGGCGGGACCCAGCACTCCGCGAAGGCCCCCTCGCAGCGGCAATTGCGCGTGGCGGAGGAAATCCGCCACGTGCTCGCCGGTGTGTTCGGGCGCGGCGAAATCCGCGACCCGGACCTCACCGACGTGGCCATCACGGTGACCGAGGTGCGGGTCAGCCCCGACCTCAAACACGCCACGGCCTTCGTGGTGCGGCTCGGGCGCTCGGATATCGCCGAGAAACTGCCCGCGTTGAAACGCGCGGCGCCCTTCCTGCGCGGACAACTCGCCCACGCGTTGCGGCTGCGTTATGCACCGGAGCTGCATTTCCAGGTGGATACCAGCCTGGATAACGCCATGCATATCGACGCCCTGCTGCATTCGCCCGAAGTCGAACGCGACCTCGGCTCCACGCGGAACGGCTGA
- the rimP gene encoding ribosome maturation factor RimP: MEHATSPPDLPHHTGLEARVADIIAPTLVDMGYELVRVAVLGRERPTVQIMADRADGSQITLEDCEAISRAVGAVLDVEDPIPGAWTLEVSSAGIDRPLTRRKDWNRFAGHLARAETVLPIDGRKRFSGTVLGADDTHARLRLEDGTEVALPFTEIRKARLVLTDALIDATAASSRSN; the protein is encoded by the coding sequence TTGGAGCACGCCACGTCCCCTCCCGACCTGCCCCACCACACCGGCCTCGAGGCCCGGGTGGCCGACATCATCGCTCCCACGCTCGTCGACATGGGCTACGAGCTGGTGCGTGTGGCCGTGCTTGGGCGCGAGCGGCCGACGGTGCAGATCATGGCCGACCGTGCCGATGGCAGCCAGATCACGCTCGAGGATTGCGAGGCGATCAGCCGCGCGGTCGGTGCCGTGCTGGACGTGGAAGACCCCATTCCCGGTGCCTGGACGCTGGAGGTAAGCTCGGCCGGCATCGACCGGCCGCTGACCCGGCGCAAGGACTGGAACCGCTTTGCCGGCCATCTCGCGCGTGCTGAGACTGTGCTGCCGATTGACGGCCGCAAGCGTTTCTCCGGCACGGTGCTCGGGGCCGACGACACCCATGCGCGGCTGCGCCTCGAGGACGGCACCGAGGTGGCGCTGCCCTTCACCGAGATTCGCAAGGCGCGGCTGGTGCTGACCGACGCGCTCATCGACGCCACTGCCGCGTCGTCCCGATCGAACTGA
- a CDS encoding LysR family transcriptional regulator, whose product MGPTLRQIRSFLAVVEAGSVSEAAAALGLTQPAASQQLRELERSLGVRLLERAKGRVLPTAAGEAILAPARRALAAVDDIRAGVAAFRDGAAGRVRLGTGATACIHLLPPVLAALKAQVPGAEVIISIGNTTEMLRQVEEGSLDAALVTLPAPISRALCTTVVATDPLLALLPRDLVPPGRAALSATELLGLPLILYEPGGSTRAIIDGWFRRAGQVPQPVMELGSIEAIKVLVGNGSGGSVVPALALAGAAGEVPGAVACPLSPPLSRRLAIVLRREKVLDRVLRALLSGLQAHAGAGAAPSLS is encoded by the coding sequence ATGGGACCCACGCTCAGGCAGATCCGCAGTTTTCTCGCCGTGGTCGAGGCGGGCAGCGTGTCGGAGGCTGCTGCCGCGCTCGGGCTGACCCAGCCCGCGGCCAGCCAGCAATTGCGCGAACTGGAGCGCAGCCTCGGCGTGCGGTTGCTGGAACGGGCCAAGGGGCGGGTGCTGCCAACGGCGGCGGGGGAGGCGATCCTCGCCCCGGCACGGCGGGCGCTGGCAGCGGTGGACGACATCCGCGCCGGGGTCGCGGCCTTTCGCGACGGGGCGGCGGGGCGGGTGCGGCTCGGCACCGGGGCCACCGCCTGCATCCATCTGCTGCCGCCGGTGCTGGCGGCGCTGAAGGCGCAGGTGCCGGGGGCAGAGGTGATCATCTCCATCGGCAATACCACCGAGATGCTGCGCCAGGTGGAGGAAGGGAGCCTGGATGCGGCGCTGGTGACGTTGCCGGCGCCGATCTCCCGGGCGCTCTGCACGACGGTGGTGGCGACCGACCCGTTGCTGGCGCTGCTGCCGCGTGACCTGGTGCCGCCGGGCCGGGCGGCGCTCTCGGCGACCGAGCTGCTGGGGCTGCCGCTGATCCTTTATGAGCCGGGCGGCAGCACGCGCGCGATCATCGATGGCTGGTTCCGCCGCGCCGGGCAGGTGCCGCAGCCGGTGATGGAACTGGGCAGCATCGAGGCGATCAAGGTGCTGGTGGGCAACGGAAGCGGCGGTTCGGTGGTGCCGGCGCTGGCCCTGGCCGGCGCGGCGGGCGAGGTGCCGGGGGCGGTCGCCTGCCCGCTGTCGCCGCCGCTGTCGCGCCGGCTGGCCATCGTGCTGCGGCGGGAAAAGGTGCTGGACCGGGTGTTGCGGGCCTTGCTGTCCGGCTTGCAGGCCCATGCCGGGGCAGGGGCGGCGCCGTCGCTTTCGTGA